In the genome of Telluria mixta, the window TCCACCGTGGACGGGATGAACAGGTTCACGAACAAGGCGTCGCCTTCATGCGCGTAAATGAATTCGCCGTACTTCGCGTGGCTCTCGATGCCGGAGCCCACGCAGCACCACATGCCCTTGTCCACCTGCGAATACACGCGGTACTGGTTCGGGCGCATCGGGGTGAAGTACACGAAGCCGCCCGTGCCGGGACGTTCGGACGCGAGGATGTGGTTGTACAGCGCACGCTCGTAGTAGTCGGCGTAGGCGGCTTTGTCCGACGTTTCGAACAGCATCTCCGTCAGCTTGAGCATGTTGTACGTGTTGCAGGTCTCCGGCCCCTCGACCTCGTTGATCATCGGGCTGAAGTCCTTGTCGTCATGGAAGTGTTCCCTGACGCTGTTGCCGCCGATCGCCACCGTGCGGTGGTCGACGACGGTCTGCCAGAAGAACGCGGCGGCATCCGCCATGTCCTTGCGGCCCGTGAGTTCGCCGATGCGCTTGAAGCCGATGACCTTCGGGATCTGCGTGTTCGCGTGCAGGCCGGAGAGCTTGTCCTCGTGCTTTTCCAGCGGCTGCAGGATGGCCTGGTGCGAGAACTTCAGCGCCAGGTCCATGTAGCGCGAATCTCCCGTCATCTGGGCGACGTCCGCCAGCACCTCGTTCATGCCGCCGTGTTCCGCCTTCAGCATCTGCTGCATCTGCTCGTCCGTCAGGCGGCTCGTCAGGCGCAGCGTCCAGTCGGCCATGGCGATCAGCATCGCCTTCGCATCCTCGTTGCCCGCATAGCGGTATGCGTCGCGCAGGCCCGCATAGACCTTGTGCAGGTTGTACCACGGGACCCATTTGCCGTTGACGGAGAAGTTATCGGCATGGAGCTTGCCCGCCGCGACGTCACGCCACGCGGCGCGGCCGCCCGGCACGCCGCCGACATAGCCGTCGCCATTGGCCGTCTGCGCGCGCTTCAGCTCCGCGACGAAGTAGTCGAGGCGCTTCTTGACTTCCGCATCGCCGGTCGACGCATACATGAGCGCCAGCGCCGACAGGTAGTGCCCGCCCATGTGGCCATCGAGGCCCGACGATTCCCAGTTGCCGTAGCTGGGCTGCTTCGGCGTAAGCCCCGCTTCGCGCAGGAACGGCGCCAGCAGGCGGTCCGGCTCCATCGCCATCAGGTAGTTCAGGTCCGTCGTCTGGGCGTCGAGGAAGGGGCTGGCCCCCAGGCGGACGTCCTGCAGCGGGAACAGGTCGGCGGCCTGGGCGCACGTCGCGCCCAGGGTGAACAACAGCGCGGCGATGCGGATCGGCTTCATTTCAGTTCTTCGCTCACATACTTGTTGAGGTCTTTGGGGTCCACCGTGGGCCAGCCATCCTTGTCCCAGCGGATGTCCATCACTTTCAGCTTCTGCTTGTACTTGTCGGCCGTCTCGTAGGCGTGCAGCACGAGATAGTCCTTGCCGTCGAAGGTATAGGCGCTGTTGTGGCCCAGCCCCTTCCAGTCCCTGTCGCCCTTGACGACGAGCGAGCCGCCGCCCTTGGCCATGTCCTTGCCCTGGCGGTCGAGGTACGGTCCCTTGACGTCACTGGCGCGGCCGACGACGACGTGGTACGTGCTCTTCGGCCCCTGGCAGCACAGGCCCCACGAGACGAACAGGTAGTAATAGCCGTTCTTCCTGAAGATGAACGGCCCTTCGATCTCGGCCGGTGCGGCGTCCTCGTCCGGCGTGAACGCGGGACGCTCGCGGCGCGCAATCGTGTGCCATTCCTGCGGTTCGGCGATCTTCGTCCAGCTGTCGTCCAGCTTCACGAGCTTGATGCCGCCCCAGAACGAACCGAAGCTCATCCAGCCCTGCCCCTTGTCGTCCTCGACGACGTTGGGGTCGATGGCGTTCCACAGGTCGCGGCCCGGCACGGACTGCACGACCATCCCCTGGTCTTCCCAGCGGTAGTTCGGCGAGCGCGGGTCGAGCGTCGCATTGGTCGTCACGCCGATGCCCGACGTGTTCTTGCCGAAGCCGGACACCGAGTAGTACAGCAGCCAGCGGCCGTTATGGTGCTGGACGTCCGGTGCCCAGATATGGTCGTTGAACGTCGGCGCGGCGCGCTTGGCCCACGCCGGCTCGCCCGCGAACACGCGGCCTTCCGGCTTCCAGTGCAGCATGTCGCGCGACGAGTAGAACGTGATGCCGGGGCCGGTGCTGTACAGGTAGTACGTGCTGCCGTCCTTCGCCATCACGGGATCGTGGACGCCCACCTGCGCGGCGTTGGCCGCCGCAGCCAGCAGCATCGTGGCTGCGAGCGGCGCCTTCATGCCTCAGCCTTCCACGGCCACGACCAGCACCGACTTGGCCGGCACCTTGATCGTCAGCTTGCCGCCGCTGGCGTTGGCGCTGAACGGTACCGGCTTGACGGCATCCTTGCGCTCGAACGTGTTGTGGGCATCCATCGCGTCCGCGGTCAGCAGCTGGCCGCGCACGGCGCCGACGTTCTGGCCGGCGACGTTCAGGACGACGTCGGTGGCGTCATGCGGGTTGGTATTGACGAGGGCGACGTAGGTCTTGCCGTCCTTGGCCTTCGCAGCCGACGCGCTGATGCCCGGCACGCCCTGGCCGTTCGAGCCGTAGGTCGTGTTGTTCGACAGCGCCACCGGCAGCGACGTCGCGCCCTGGAACGGCACGTACATCTTGAAGGTGTAGTAGGTCGGCGTCAGCAGCATCTTCTCGTTGTCGGTGATGATCATCGCCTGCAGCACGTTGACCATCTGCGCGATGTTCGTCATGCGCACGCGGTCGGCGTGGGCATGGAAGATGTTGAAGTTGAGCGCGGCCACGACGGCGTCGCGGATCGTATTACGCTGGAACAGGAAGCCCGGGTTGGTGCCCTTCTCCACGTCGTACCAGGTGCCCCACTCGTCCACGTCGAAGCCGATCTTCTTCTCCGGGTCGTTCTTGTCGAGGATCGCGACGTTCTTGCGCACGAAGTCTTCCATGCGCAGCGTGTTGGTCATGGTCGAGAACCATTCGGACTCGGGGAAGGCGGTGGCGGCGCCCTTCTTGTCCCAGTTGCCGGTCGGGAGCGTGTAATAGTGGAAGGTGATGCCTTCCGTGCGGCCCTTCAGGTCGCGCGACAGCACTTCGGTCCAGCTGGTGTCGTCGCCGTTGCCGCCGCTGGCGATCATCTTCGGACGCAGGTGCTGCGGCGCCTTCAGGAACGTGTGCCACTGGCGGTACAGGTCGGCGTAGTACTCGGGACGCATGTTGCCGCCGCAGCCCCACGACTCGTTACCGATGGCGAAGTAGGCGACCTTGAACGGCGCCGGGTGGCCGTTCTTCGCGCGCAGTTCGGCCAGGGTCGACTTGCCTTCCGACGTCATGTACTCGATCCACTCGGCCGCTTCCTGCGGCGTGCCGGTACCGAGGTTGCCGTTGACGTAGGCGTCCGCGCCCAGCATCTCGACGAGGTCGAAGAATTCATGCGTACCCACCGCATTGTTTTCCGGCACACCGCCCCAGTTCGTGTTGACCTTCACCGGACGCTTGTTGCGCGGGCCGATGCCTTCGCGCCAGTGGTATTCGTCGGCGAAGCAGCCGCCCGGCCAGCGGACCAGCGGCACGTGCATGTCCTTCAGCGCGCCGACGACGTCGTTGCGCCACCCTTTGGTATTCGGGATCTTCGAATCCGGGCCAACCCACAGGCCGCCGTAGATGCCGGTGCCGAGGTGCTCGGCGAACTGGCCGTAGACGTCCTTGTCGATCACCGCGCCCGGCTTGGACGCGTCGACGGTGACGTTCACCTGGGCGAACGCGGCGCCGGCGCAGAATGCGGCGGCAAGGCCGAGGGCGAGGATGGTGGGTTGGAATGCCTTCATGTGGTCTCCATTAGGGTGGTTGTATTGTTGTGAAGTGCAGAATCCGTCAATCCCACAGGCTCGGGATTGACGGTTTTAGATGGGGAGGAAAAGGACAGGCGTCCTGGTCACACCCAGCCGGCATCGACGATGAATTCCTGGCCCGTGCACATCTTGCTGTCGTCGGCGGACAGGAACAGCACCATCGCGGCGATATCCTCGGGCATCAGCTTGCCCGGCAGGCATTGCGAGCGCGCGATCTCGGCCTCGCCCGCCTCGTCCAGCCACAGGTCGATCTGGCGCTGGGTCA includes:
- a CDS encoding glycoside hydrolase family 127 protein, with protein sequence MKPIRIAALLFTLGATCAQAADLFPLQDVRLGASPFLDAQTTDLNYLMAMEPDRLLAPFLREAGLTPKQPSYGNWESSGLDGHMGGHYLSALALMYASTGDAEVKKRLDYFVAELKRAQTANGDGYVGGVPGGRAAWRDVAAGKLHADNFSVNGKWVPWYNLHKVYAGLRDAYRYAGNEDAKAMLIAMADWTLRLTSRLTDEQMQQMLKAEHGGMNEVLADVAQMTGDSRYMDLALKFSHQAILQPLEKHEDKLSGLHANTQIPKVIGFKRIGELTGRKDMADAAAFFWQTVVDHRTVAIGGNSVREHFHDDKDFSPMINEVEGPETCNTYNMLKLTEMLFETSDKAAYADYYERALYNHILASERPGTGGFVYFTPMRPNQYRVYSQVDKGMWCCVGSGIESHAKYGEFIYAHEGDALFVNLFIPSTVDWREKNVKVTQANNFPDQASTRITVDGDAKFALKIRYPAWVAPGKLGVKVNGKAVKVDAQPGSYVSIERAWKKGDRVDVSLPMTMRLEQMPDKSNYYAVLYGPVVLAAKTNPFPTEHLNFLADDSRMGHSPSGQVCPLEAAPTFVSDSKDFTRRFKPVKGKPLTFTAPGVVQGGAGASTEFIPFFRLHDSRYMIYWQQSTPAEFARMKEENAAKEAERLALDAQTIDQVAPGEQQPESDHGFKGEGADAGLNNGRHWRHATKWFSYQLNDAKREAKALRLTFARGDAGRKFDIVVDGQRIAEVELPAGEAQEFYTRDFALPPALVQGANGKLEVKFVAKEGSMAGGLYGLRLMR
- a CDS encoding arabinan endo-1,5-alpha-L-arabinosidase, with product MKAPLAATMLLAAAANAAQVGVHDPVMAKDGSTYYLYSTGPGITFYSSRDMLHWKPEGRVFAGEPAWAKRAAPTFNDHIWAPDVQHHNGRWLLYYSVSGFGKNTSGIGVTTNATLDPRSPNYRWEDQGMVVQSVPGRDLWNAIDPNVVEDDKGQGWMSFGSFWGGIKLVKLDDSWTKIAEPQEWHTIARRERPAFTPDEDAAPAEIEGPFIFRKNGYYYLFVSWGLCCQGPKSTYHVVVGRASDVKGPYLDRQGKDMAKGGGSLVVKGDRDWKGLGHNSAYTFDGKDYLVLHAYETADKYKQKLKVMDIRWDKDGWPTVDPKDLNKYVSEELK
- a CDS encoding alpha-N-arabinofuranosidase; amino-acid sequence: MKAFQPTILALGLAAAFCAGAAFAQVNVTVDASKPGAVIDKDVYGQFAEHLGTGIYGGLWVGPDSKIPNTKGWRNDVVGALKDMHVPLVRWPGGCFADEYHWREGIGPRNKRPVKVNTNWGGVPENNAVGTHEFFDLVEMLGADAYVNGNLGTGTPQEAAEWIEYMTSEGKSTLAELRAKNGHPAPFKVAYFAIGNESWGCGGNMRPEYYADLYRQWHTFLKAPQHLRPKMIASGGNGDDTSWTEVLSRDLKGRTEGITFHYYTLPTGNWDKKGAATAFPESEWFSTMTNTLRMEDFVRKNVAILDKNDPEKKIGFDVDEWGTWYDVEKGTNPGFLFQRNTIRDAVVAALNFNIFHAHADRVRMTNIAQMVNVLQAMIITDNEKMLLTPTYYTFKMYVPFQGATSLPVALSNNTTYGSNGQGVPGISASAAKAKDGKTYVALVNTNPHDATDVVLNVAGQNVGAVRGQLLTADAMDAHNTFERKDAVKPVPFSANASGGKLTIKVPAKSVLVVAVEG